The DNA sequence GGAGACCCCTTCTGAGAGAGGACCGCACCGTCACAGTGAAAAGGGGCAAGAATTGGAGGGCACTGGACTTCCACATGGTGGTCACGGCCGTCGATACGACGGTGCGCTTCGGAGACACCAAGGAGGGGATGTTTGCGCTGCGGGTGGCGGACTGGCTGCGCGAGCGTGGGGGTACAGGTCGGTATCTCAGTTCCGAAGGGACAGAAACAGCTGACCTGATCTGGGGCCGCAGGGCAAAGTGGGTGGCTTTGAGCGGAGAGAAAAACGGCGAGAAGATCGTGGTCGCGATGTTTGCCCACCCGGCGAGTGTAAACTACCCGCCCTATTGGCACGTGCGGAACTACGGCCTCTTCTCGGTCAATCCCCTCGGCCAGTGGAGATTCCAGACGGATACCGGGGTGGAGAACCCCCAGTACTTGAACCTGATTCTGAAGCCCGGGGAGAGCGCTACGTTCCGTTACCAGCTCGTCTTCTACGAGGGCACTCTCACCAAGGAGCAGCTGGATAAGCTTTACCAGGACTGGGTCGGTCGGTGACGACTGTACCCAGGCACCTACACCGACTGGGCGAGCGGGGGAGGAGGGGGCGATTAAATCACCGAGACAGGGGGAGCATCCCCTTCGCGAGAGGGGTTGCTCAGAATGGGAAAAGCGGCGTAACCGGCGCGCGTGACGAGAAAGGCTGATGCCGCGCGGACTAAGCTGGATATGGAGGAATCGGCCAATCGATCAAGGAAGAGCTTCAGACCGCGGGGGGATTTGTTCTTGATTTGCTGTTCGGCATTGGGTACATTTGTCACGGCAGTTGAGGAGAA is a window from the candidate division KSB1 bacterium genome containing:
- a CDS encoding PmoA family protein; the protein is MRRCVVGGLLLVAWLSVHANALCSVQFVRKGENEIQILVDGKHFTSLLYNRADLVKPVFYPVYSSKGTLLVRGYPFLEVEGESRDHPHHAGIFFTYDDVNGVGFWNAPTPPPQILVKEFKRLQEGKSEGVLQFVAEWQAPDGRPLLREDRTVTVKRGKNWRALDFHMVVTAVDTTVRFGDTKEGMFALRVADWLRERGGTGRYLSSEGTETADLIWGRRAKWVALSGEKNGEKIVVAMFAHPASVNYPPYWHVRNYGLFSVNPLGQWRFQTDTGVENPQYLNLILKPGESATFRYQLVFYEGTLTKEQLDKLYQDWVGR